Proteins from one Deltaproteobacteria bacterium genomic window:
- the ligA gene encoding NAD-dependent DNA ligase LigA — MPVPAQVLRHIERLREEILHHNYLYYVMDSPAISDADYDALMRELRDLEARYPEAITPDSPTQRVGASPAERFGTIPHAIPMLSIDDAFSEAEVREFDARVRRLAGIPGPIDYTVEPKMDGLAVEIIYENGVLVSGSTRGDGYTGEDVTNNIRTIRSIPLRLRAIDSPVPARLVARGEVYISKKGFEELNAKRIRSGEPLFANPRNAAAGSVRQLDPSVTAERPLDFFSYGIAEADGIPFRFQHQVLDALKTWGIPVNPLTRTVSGIEDAIKVYQEVSRVREGLDYEIDGIVIKVDDLSLQERLGTKARSPRWVVAYKFEAAQAVTRVRQIALSVGRTGAVTPIAVMDPVKVGGVTVTRATLHNEDEIRKKDVRVGDWVMIRRAGDVIPEVVRVLAERRTGNEVPFEMPRTCPICGSTLVRRPGEAVWRCPNPDCFPRLVRQITHYAGKSAMDVDGLGQKVAEQLISAGLVRDVADLYSLSLSDLLSLERFAEKSAQNLLFSIESSKKRSLSRFIFALGIRHVGSVTAQDLARRFGSIDAILNASEEDLLQVEGIGPEVAKGITAWAADPHNRDLVRRLRAAGLDPREERKQVLPLAGRSFVFTGRLKTMTREEARDLVKGVGGTVGSTVGRQTSYCIAGEEPGSKFRKAQELGIPILTEEEFLSLVKKSD, encoded by the coding sequence ATGCCTGTTCCAGCCCAGGTGTTACGTCATATCGAGCGGCTCCGCGAGGAGATCTTGCACCACAACTATCTCTATTACGTCATGGATTCTCCGGCCATCAGTGACGCGGACTACGACGCCCTTATGCGCGAGCTGCGGGACCTGGAGGCCCGATATCCTGAGGCCATCACCCCAGATTCTCCGACCCAGCGCGTGGGCGCTTCGCCGGCTGAGAGATTCGGAACGATTCCCCACGCCATCCCCATGCTCAGCATTGACGATGCCTTCAGCGAGGCAGAGGTCAGGGAGTTTGATGCCCGCGTAAGAAGGCTTGCCGGGATCCCTGGCCCTATCGACTACACCGTTGAACCCAAGATGGACGGGCTCGCCGTAGAGATCATCTATGAAAACGGAGTCCTTGTCTCGGGATCGACCCGTGGTGACGGGTACACAGGCGAGGACGTCACGAACAACATCCGGACCATCCGTTCCATCCCCTTAAGGCTGCGCGCCATCGATAGTCCTGTCCCGGCGAGGCTCGTCGCCCGGGGCGAGGTCTATATATCGAAAAAAGGCTTTGAGGAACTGAATGCCAAGCGCATCCGGTCAGGCGAACCCCTGTTCGCAAATCCCAGAAACGCGGCAGCCGGCTCGGTCAGACAGCTCGACCCTTCAGTCACTGCCGAGCGCCCTCTTGATTTCTTCTCCTATGGAATCGCCGAGGCAGACGGCATCCCATTTCGCTTCCAGCACCAGGTCCTGGATGCACTCAAGACCTGGGGGATCCCGGTCAACCCCCTGACGCGCACGGTTTCAGGGATTGAAGACGCAATCAAGGTATATCAGGAGGTTTCGCGGGTGCGGGAAGGCCTCGATTACGAGATCGACGGGATCGTCATCAAGGTGGACGACCTTTCCCTCCAGGAACGCCTGGGAACCAAGGCCCGAAGCCCCCGATGGGTGGTCGCTTACAAGTTCGAGGCGGCCCAGGCCGTCACACGGGTCCGGCAGATCGCCCTCTCTGTCGGACGCACCGGGGCCGTCACCCCCATTGCCGTCATGGATCCGGTGAAGGTTGGAGGTGTCACTGTGACCCGGGCCACCCTTCACAACGAGGACGAGATCCGCAAAAAGGACGTCCGTGTCGGGGATTGGGTCATGATTCGAAGGGCGGGTGACGTCATCCCAGAGGTGGTCAGGGTCTTAGCTGAGCGGAGGACCGGAAACGAGGTCCCATTCGAGATGCCCCGGACGTGCCCCATCTGCGGCTCGACCCTCGTCCGAAGACCTGGCGAGGCGGTCTGGCGCTGCCCCAACCCTGATTGCTTCCCGAGGCTCGTTCGTCAGATCACCCACTATGCCGGAAAGTCGGCCATGGACGTGGACGGGCTTGGCCAAAAGGTCGCGGAGCAGCTCATCAGCGCCGGGCTTGTCCGGGACGTGGCAGACCTCTATTCCCTCTCCCTGAGCGATCTTCTATCCCTTGAAAGATTTGCGGAAAAGTCCGCCCAAAATCTCCTTTTCTCCATAGAATCCAGTAAAAAGAGGTCCCTTTCTCGGTTCATCTTTGCCCTTGGTATTCGTCACGTCGGTAGCGTCACCGCCCAGGACCTTGCACGGAGGTTCGGATCCATCGATGCCATTCTCAACGCATCAGAGGAAGATCTCCTTCAGGTGGAAGGGATCGGGCCTGAGGTGGCGAAGGGCATAACCGCCTGGGCCGCAGATCCCCACAACCGGGATCTGGTCCGAAGGCTCCGCGCCGCTGGGCTCGACCCCAGGGAAGAACGAAAACAGGTCCTTCCACTTGCGGGCAGGAGTTTTGTCTTCACCGGTCGTCTCAAGACCATGACCCGCGAGGAGGCCCGTGACCTCGTAAAAGGCGTCGGTGGGACCGTGGGCTCCACCGTCGGGCGTCAGACGAGTTACTGTATCGCTGGAGAGGAACCGGGTTCCAAGTTCCGGAAGGCGCAGGAACTCGGCATCCCCATCCTGACAGAAGAGGAGTTTCTTTCTCTTGTTAAAAAGTCTGATTGA
- a CDS encoding acylphosphatase, with protein sequence MDDKILRVRARVKGRVQGVYFRASTVKEARRLGLAGWVRNLPDGDVEFVAEGPAKKVEELLAWSRVGPPAARVDSVEVMEEMPTGDQSGFTIR encoded by the coding sequence ATGGATGATAAAATCCTCAGGGTTCGTGCAAGGGTGAAGGGACGCGTCCAGGGTGTGTATTTCAGGGCGAGTACGGTGAAGGAGGCCAGAAGACTCGGTCTTGCAGGCTGGGTGAGAAACCTTCCTGACGGCGATGTGGAGTTTGTGGCCGAAGGACCGGCCAAAAAGGTGGAAGAGCTCCTCGCGTGGTCTCGAGTCGGCCCGCCAGCAGCCCGGGTGGATTCCGTCGAGGTGATGGAAGAGATGCCCACAGGGGATCAATCCGGGTTTACGATCCGCTAA